In the genome of Streptomyces sp. Q6, the window ACCTGTCCATCATCCAGAACCGCAAGGTCGCGGTGATCGGATACGGCTCCCAGGGTCACGCGCACGCGCTGTCCCTGCGCGACTCCGGCGTCGACGTGCGCGTCGGTCTGCACGAGGGCTCCAAGTCCAAGGCGAAGGCCGAGGAGCAGGGCCTGCGCGTGGTGACGCCGTCGGAGGCCGCGGCCGAGGCCGACGTCATCATGATCCTGGTGCCGGACCCGATCCAGGCCCAGGTCTACGAGGAGTCCATCAAGGACAACCTGAAGGACGGCGACGCGCTGTTCTTCGGTCACGGCCTCAACATCCGCTACGACTTCATCAAGCCCCCGGCCGGCGTGGACGTCTGCATGGTCGCCCCCAAGGGTCCGGGTCACCTCGTGCGCCGCCAGTACGAGGAGGGCCGCGGCGTTCCGTGCATCGCGGCCGTCGAGCAGGACGCCACGGGCAAGGCCTTCGAGCTGGCCCTCTCGTACGCCAAGGGCATCGGCGGCACCCGCGCCGGCGTCATCAAGACGACCTTCACCGAGGAGACCGAGACCGACCTCTTCGGCGAGCAGGCCGTTCTCTGTGGTGGCACCGCCGCCCTGGTGAAGGCCGGTTTCGAGACGCTGACCGAGGCCGGCTACCAGCCGGAGATCGCGTACTTCGAGTGCCTGCACGAGCTGAAGCTCATCGTGGACCTCATGTACGAGGGCGGCCTGGAGAAGATGCGCTGGTCGATCTCCGAGACCGCCGAGTGGGGCGACTACGTCACCGGTCCGCGGATCATCACCGACGCCACCAAGGCCGAGATGAAGAAGGTCCTCGCCGAGATCCAGGACGGCACCTTCGCCCGTAACTGGATGGACGAGTACCACTCGGGTCTGAAGAAGTACAACGAGTACAAGACCCAGGACGAGAACCACCTCCTGGAGACCACCGGCAAGGAGCTGCGCAAGCTCATGAGCTGGGTGGACAACGAGGAGGCGTAAGCCTCACGACAACGGGCCGCGGCATTCGCCGCGGCCCGTTGTCCATCCCGTCCAGCCACGGACGGGTGATCCTTCCGGGGAGGCGTAAGAGTGCCTCCCGTGCGCCACTACACTGCTGAACACATTCGCGTCGGGCCCACAGCGTCGTGCGTCTTTCACGCGGCTACCCACCTCCACCGCATGCGGCCGTCGGGACGGCCGTCCGCATTGGGACTTGTGAGGACTCACGTGAGCACTGCTGCCAACGGCAAACCCGTCGTACTCATCGCCGAAGAGCTGTCGCCGGCGACCGTCGACGCCCTGGGCCCGGACTTCGAGATCCGCCAGTGCAACGGCGCGGACCGCGCGGAGCTGCTGCCCGCCATCGCCGACGTCGACGCGATCCTGATCCGCTCGGCCACCAAGGTCGACGCCGAGGCGATCGCCGCCGCGAAGAAGCTGAAGGTCGTCGCACGAGCCGGCGTCGGCCTCGACAACGTCGACGTGTCCAGCGCCACCAAGGCCGGCGTCATGGTCGTCAACGCGCCGACCTCGAACATCGTCACCGCCGCCGAGCTCGCCTGCGGTCTGCTCCTCGCCACCGCCCGCAACATCCCGCAGGGCAGCCAGGCCCTCAAGGGCGGCGAGTGGAAGCGCTCCAAGTACACGGGCGTCGAGCTCGCCGAGAAGACGCTGGGCGTCGTGGGCCTGGGCCGCATCGGCGCCCTCGTCGCGCAGCGCATGTCCGCCTTCGGCATGAAGGTCGTCGCCTACGACCCGTACGTGCAGCCCGCGCGCGCCGCGCAGATGGGCGTGAAGGTCCTCTCGCTGGACGAGCTGCTCGAGGTCTCCGACTTCATCACCGTCCACCTCCCGAAGACCCCCGAGACCCTCGGTCTCATCGGCGACGAAGCGCTGCACAAGGTCAAGCCGACCGTGCGCATCGTGAACGCCGCCCGTGGTGGCATCGTCGACGAGGAAGCCCTGTACTCGGCGCTCAAGGAAGGCCGCGTCGCCGGCGCCGGCCTCGACGTGTACGCGAAGGAGCCCTGCACGGACTCCCCGCTCTTCCAGTTCGACCAGGTCGTCTGCACGCCGCACCTCGGTGCGTCGACGGACGAGGCGCAGGAGAAGGCCGGCATCGCCGTCGCCCGGTCCGTGCGGCTCGCCCTCGCCGGTGAGCTCGTGCCGGACGCGGTGAACGTCCAGGGCGGCGTCATCGCCGAGGACGTCAAGCCGGGGCTGCCGCTCGCCGAGCGGCTGGGCCGGATCTTCACCGCGCTCGCCGGTGAGGTCGCCGTGCGACTCGATGTCGAGGTGTACGGCGAGATCACCCAGCACGACGTGAAGGTGCTCGAACTGTCCGCCCTGAAGGGCGTGTTCGAGGACGTCGTCGACGAGACGGTCTCGTACGTGAACGCTCCGCTGTTCGCTCAGGAGCGCGGCGTCGAGGTGCGGCTGACGACGTCGAGCGAGTCGCCCGACCACCGCAACGTCGTCACCGTGCGCGGCACCCTCGGTGACGGTCAGGAAGTCTCGGTCTCCGGCACGCTCGCCGGTCCGAAGCACCTCCAGAAGATCGTCGCCGTCGGAGAGTACGACGTGGACCTCGCGCTCGCCGACCACATGGTCGTGCTGCGGTACGAGGACCGTCCGGGTGTCGTCGGCACCGTCGGTCGTGTCCTCGGCGAGTCCGGGATCAACATCGCCGGGATGCAGGTCGCTCGTGCGGACGTGGGCGGCGAGGCGCTGGCCGTGCTCACCGTCGACGACACCGTGCCGCAGGGCGTGCTGAACGAGCTGGCCGCGGAGATCGGTGCCACGTCGGCGCGTTCGGTGAATCTCGCCGACTGATTTCTCTTGATCCCCGTTCTGGCGTGCGGGGGTGGGGCCCGGGTGACCTTTCTGGTTGCCCGGGTCCTTTTGTGTGTGCCGCCTGGTGGGGGTGTCGGGGACGTGTCGGGGTACCTCCTCGGCCGGATGGGTCGTGTTGTTTCCGGACGACCGATGTCGGGCCCCCCGCGCTGTGTTCCTGCGGAGTCCTGCGGGGGTACCCCGACACGTCCCCTCGCGTCGTGGGCGGGTGCACCTGGCCGTCAGCGGAAGCCCAGGAACGGGTCCGTGCCCGTCAGTTCGCAGCTCGCCGCCCAGAGGCGCGCGGCCACTTCCTGGTCGGCCATGTGCGGGGGGACGGGCTCGCGCCGGGGCGCTCCGCGCAGGCCGAACACCCGCGGGCCCCAGAGCTGTCCGCCCTCCGCCTCCGGGTCGAGGACCGCTCGGACGATCGGCCGCGCTCCGGCCTCCTTGCCCTGGACCAGGAGCGCGGCGGGCAGGGCACGCAGCCGTGCGCCGGGGGTGGTCGTGTGGATCGAGGGGCGGGACGGGGTGAGCGCGTCCAGCGCGCCGCCCGGGTGTGCCACCAGGCTCTGTACGGTGCTGCCGATGGCGCGAAGGCGCAGGTCGAGCGCGAAGCCGAACATCATCTGTGCCAGCTTCGAGCGGCCGTAGGTGCGCTTGGGCGCGTAGGCCCGGGTCGACTGGAGGTCGTTCAGGTCGAGGCGTTCGGAGCGTGCCGCGAAGCTGCCCACCGTCACGACGCGGGCCGCCGGTGCCGCGCGCAGGAGCGGTGCCAGGCACTGGGTCAGCGCCACGTGGCCCAGGTGGTTCGTGCCGAACATCAGCTCGTTGCCGTCCTCCGTCTCTTGGCGCGGTGGGTCGTCCAGGGCCACACCCGCGTTGTGCACCACCGCGTCCAGGTGAGCGATGCCGCGTGCTTGTAGGTCTTCTGTCGTTCTCCTGAGGGAGGGGTGGTTCGCCAGGTTCAGGGGGATGTGCTGCACCCGCGCCCCGGGGATTCGGGTGCGCAGGGACGTCAGCGCCGCCTCCGCCTTCGCCTGGTTCCTGCTGCCCAGGACCACGGTGGCCCCTGCCGCCGCCAACTGTTCCGATACGAAGTAGCCGATGCCGGCATTGCCCCCGGTCACCAAGACCGTTGGGGGGTGGGGCGTGGGCTCGGAGGGTGGGTTGGGGGTGGGCTCGGAGGGTGGGTTGGGGGTGGGGGGCATGAGGTTGCTCCTTGGGGTGGGCTGTGGTGTTCCTTCAGGGTTGCTGTCTTCGCCGATATGTCGCCGACAAGGTTCCGACAAGGGCTGTTCAGGCGGCTCGTAGGCCTCGGCGGGCCAGGATCGCCGCTCCCGTCAGGACGATCACTCCGGCCACTCCCGCCGCGTGCATGCCCGACGTGAACGCCTCCCGTGCCGTCGACAGGAGTTCCGCACCCGCGCGGCCCGGCAGCGTGTGCGCCACCGCCAGAGCGCCGCCCAGCGTCTCGCGCGCCTGGTCGGGGGCCGAGGCGAGGTCGTGGCGGTAGACCGCCGTGCCGATCGAGCCGAGGACCGCCATGCCGAGCGCGCCGCCGAACTCCTGGCCCGTCTCCAGGAGCGACGAGGCCGCGCCCGCCTTCTCCGCGGGGGCCGCGCCGAGCGCCAGGTCGGTCAGCTGGGAGCCGACGATGACCGCGCCCGAGGCCAGAACTCCCGCCCCCGCCAAGGCGATCCAGAGCGAGTCGGTGTCGGTGAGGATCAGCAGTCCGTAGCCGGCCGCGATGGTCAGGAAGCCGACCGCGACGACGGTGCTCCGGTGCACACCGCGCTGGACCAGGACCGTGGCGATCGGTGCCGCGAAGCCGATGAGGACCGTGGGCAGCAGGGCCCACAACGCCGCCTCCAGCGCGCTCTTGCCGAGGACCGCCTGAAGGTACTGCGTCGTGAAGTACGCCGAACCCATCATCGCGAACGCCGAGATGAGGTTGAGGACCACCGCCGGGCCGAAGCCGCGGTGCCTGAACAGGTCCGGGGAGATCATCGGCGACGCGATCGTGCGCTGGCGGCGGACGAACAGTGCCGTGAAGACGAGGCCGGCGACGAGCGAGATCACGTACTCCGGAGCGAAGCCCTCGGACGGGATCTCCTTGATGCCGTAGACGAGCGGGAGCACCGCGGCCATCGAGAGCGGGACGCTCAGGACGTCGAAGCGGCCGGGGGCCGGATCCTTGAACTCGGGCAGCAGGACCGGGGCCAGGATCAGGAGCAGGGCCATCGCGGGCAGGTTCACCAGGAACACCGAGCCCCACCAGAAGTGCTCGACGAGGATGCCGCTCAGCACGGAGCCGAACGCTACGCCGCCGGTCATCACGCCGGTCCAGATCGCGATGGCCTTCGCGCGCTGTTCGGCGTCGTGGAACATGTTGCGGATCAGCGCCATCGTGGACGGCATGAGTGTCGCGCCGCCGACGCCCAGGACCGCGCGGGCCGCGATGAGCATCTCCGCGCTGTTCGCGTACGCCGCGCAGACCGAGGCCGCGCCGAACGCGACCGCGCCCGCCATGAGCAGCTTGCGGCGGCCGATGCGGTCGCCGAGCGAGCCCATCGTCATCAGCAGGCCGGCGAGCACGAACCCGTAGATGTCGAAGATCCACAGCTGCTGGGTGCCGGTCGGCTCCAGATCCGCGCTGATCGACGGGACCGCGAAGTAGAGGACCGAGACATCCATGGAGACGAGCAGGAGCGGGAGCATCAGGACCGCCATCGCGGTCCATTCCTTGCGCCCCGCACGGGAGTTGGTGGGGTCCTGGGGTTGCTGGGTGGTGCACGGCGAGTTCGTCATGACAGGGACTGTACGGATGTTTTACACGCTTGTATAGGACGAGTGTGTAAGACATCTGTCTGGATGGTGGGTAGGGTGGGGGCATGGGACATCGTGAGGATCTGCTCGAAGGCGCCAAGCGCTGCCTGCTGGAGAAGGGGTTCGTGCGCACCACCGCGCGCGACATCGTCAAGGAGTCGGGGACCAACCTGGCCTCCATCGGCTACCACTACGGCTCGAAGGACGCGCTGCTCGCGCAGGCCTACGTGTCACTCGCCGAGGAGGCGTCCGACGGGTGGGGCGAGGTCGGCGAGCTGCCGGGCGCGCCCGGCTCGGCCGAGCGGTTCCGCGCCGTGATGGCGGGGATCATCGGCACGCTCGGCCAACCCGGCTCCATCTGGCACCTGAGCGTGGAGCTGGTGGCCATGGGCGACAAGCTGCCGGCCCTGCGCGAGCACATGTCGGCGGCTCAGCGGGAGGCCGGGCGCGGGTTCATCGGTCTGATCATGGGCGAGGAGCCGCCCGCCGACGACCCGAGCGTGGACACCCTCGGCAAGTTCTTCTCGGTGCTGGTGCTCGGGCTCATCTCACAGCACACCTTCGACGCTGACTTCACGCCGAGCGCGGATGAACTCACCGAAGGTGTGAGGGAGTTGATGGTGACCTTCGCGAAGGGAGACAGGCCCTAAGGCGCCTGGAGTCGCGTCGCCTTCAGGGCCATGTGGAGGAGCAGCCGGTCCTCGCCCTCGTCCAGGTCGAGGCCCGTGAGCTGCTCCACCCGCGACAGGCGGTAGTAGAGCGTCTGGCGGTGGATGCCGAGGGCCGCCGCCGCGCGGCCCGCCTGGCCCGCGCAGTCGAGGAACACCTCGGCGGTCCGCGCCAGTTGGTGATGGGCCGGGGCCAGCAACGGTGTCACCGCCGGATCGTGGGCGGCCTCCGGCGGCAGCGCCGTCAGGAGGCGGTACGGGCCGATCGCCGACCACTGCGTGTCGGGGCCCAGGCGTGGGTCGGCCAGCGCCGCGCGGGCCGAGGCCGTCGCCTCGTGCCAGGCCGCCGTGAGTTCCGCCAGGTCCGCGCGTGGGGCTCCGATGCCCGCGGCCACCCCGGCGGCCCCGGCCCGCGCGCGCAGCTTCGCCGCCGCCGTCAGCGCGGGCGTCAGCACCTCCGCCGAGCGCAGTCGTACGAGGAGCGCCAGGGCCTGGCCCGTCGCACCCCACGGCACCAGGCAGAGCGCGTCCGCCGCCGCGATGGTCCGTACGGAAGGGGTGTCGTCCGGGTCCGCCGGGGAGGCCCTCCTCCCGGCCGGATCCGGGAGCCCGGCGACGGCCAGGGCGCGACGCAGACCACCGCGTGCAGACCGTCCGCCCGCGCGCCGAGCGCCGTGCGCAGCGCCGCCACCGCCATGTCCCGCTGCCAGCCGCGCTCCGCCGTGAGCACCGAGTGGAACTCCCGGGTCAGATCCGCGCCGGCCTGCGCCTCGTCGGCGAGCTGCGCCCCGATCCGGCCCGCCACCTCCATCGCCGCGTCGAGCTGCTCCTGCGTCGGGCCCGGATCGTCGTCCAGCAGCCATACGTAACCGAGGACGATGCCCCGGTGCCGGACCGGCAGGCAGATGCGGCCCCGGTAGACGCCCGCCTCCGGGGTCGCGGGGATGCGGACCGGCTCGGTCGCGCGGGCGATGCCGAACCCCTCGAACCAGGCACGGACCGCCGGGGTGGAACCGCGCGTGAGGATCGAGCGGGTGCGGACCGGGTCCAGCGTCGACGCGTCGAAATCGGAGTCGGCGTCCGTGTCGCTGAGCTGCGCGCCGAACGCGATGAGCCGGAAGTCCCGGTTCTCCAGCGTCGCGGGCGCGCCGAGCAGCGCCGAGATCTCGTCGACCAGTTCCTGGTAGTCGCCCTTCACCCCGCCATTCTCGCGCACCTCACGCGTCACTTCATACAGATGTCTGAGGTGGCGGCCACAGATGCGTGACAGCTGTCGATGGCACAGGATCGGAGGGATCCTTAGATTTCACGGTGGTTCTCCGTGCTGTTCCCGTAAAGCACGGATTGTGGCCCTATATGAACGTTCACCACTCCTGCTCCTTTGGAGGTGCCCCGTGCTGGCTCCCCTGATCCTCGCCGCGTCGCGCAGCGACAAGATGCGCGCTTTCGTGTCGGCGGCGCCGGGCACCAAGCAGGTCGTCGACCGGTTCATCGCCGGTGAGACGGTCGACCAGGTGATCCCGATCGTGCGGGACGCCACGGACAAGGGGCTCGAAGTCACCCTCGACGTCGTCGGCGAGGACATCACCACCGTCGAGCAGTCGCACGCCGCCCGCGACGCCTACCTGGAGCTGATCGGCCGTCTCAAGGACCTCGGCCTCGGTGCCAAGGCCGAGATGTCCGTGAAGCTGTCGATGTTCGGACAGGCGCTGGAGGGCGGCCACGAGCTCGCCCTCGCCAACGTCCGGCCCGTCGTCGAGGCCGCCGCCGAGATCGGCACGACCGTCACGCTCGACGCCGAGGACCACACCACCCTCGACTCGATGTTCGCCATCCACGAGGAGCTGCGGAAGGACTTCCCGCAGACCGGCTGCGTCATCCAGTCCTACCTCTTCCGCACCGAGGACGACGCCCGCCGTCTGGCCGCCGCCGGCAGCCGCGTCCGGATCGTGAAGGGCGCCTACAAGGAGCCCGCCGAGGTCGCGTACCAGGACAAGGCCGAGATCGACAAGGCGTACGTGCGCATCACGCGCATCCTCATGGAGGGCGACGGGTACCCGATGATCGGGTCCCACGACCCCCGCCTGATCTCCATCGCGCAGGAGCTCGCCCGCAAGGCCGGGCGCAAGCTGGACGAGTACGAGTTCCAGATGCTGTACGGGATCCGCAGCGACGAGCACGTGCGGCTCGCCGCCGAGGGTCACCGGATGCGTGTCTACACCGCGTACGGCACCGACTGGTACGGATACTTCATGCGCCGCCTCGCGGAGAAGCCGGCCAACCTGCTCTTCTTCGCCCGCTCGATCCTCACCAAGGGCTGAGCCCACCCCCTTGCCGAACCGCAACTCCCCGACCCCCCGAAGGAGATACGGACCCATGACGCTGGACGCCGTGACCCAGGTCCCCGCCCCGGTCAACGAGCCGGTGCACGGCTACGCCCCCGGTTCCCCGGAGCGCGCCCGCCTGGAGGCCAAGCTCAAGGAGCTGGCCGAGAACCCGATCGAGCTGCCCTGCACCATCGGCGGCGTGCGTCGGATGGGTGGCGGCGAGCGCTTCGACGTCGTGCAGCCGCACAACCACAAGGCCGTCATCGGTACG includes:
- the ilvC gene encoding ketol-acid reductoisomerase, with amino-acid sequence MAELFYDDDADLSIIQNRKVAVIGYGSQGHAHALSLRDSGVDVRVGLHEGSKSKAKAEEQGLRVVTPSEAAAEADVIMILVPDPIQAQVYEESIKDNLKDGDALFFGHGLNIRYDFIKPPAGVDVCMVAPKGPGHLVRRQYEEGRGVPCIAAVEQDATGKAFELALSYAKGIGGTRAGVIKTTFTEETETDLFGEQAVLCGGTAALVKAGFETLTEAGYQPEIAYFECLHELKLIVDLMYEGGLEKMRWSISETAEWGDYVTGPRIITDATKAEMKKVLAEIQDGTFARNWMDEYHSGLKKYNEYKTQDENHLLETTGKELRKLMSWVDNEEA
- a CDS encoding MFS transporter: MTNSPCTTQQPQDPTNSRAGRKEWTAMAVLMLPLLLVSMDVSVLYFAVPSISADLEPTGTQQLWIFDIYGFVLAGLLMTMGSLGDRIGRRKLLMAGAVAFGAASVCAAYANSAEMLIAARAVLGVGGATLMPSTMALIRNMFHDAEQRAKAIAIWTGVMTGGVAFGSVLSGILVEHFWWGSVFLVNLPAMALLLILAPVLLPEFKDPAPGRFDVLSVPLSMAAVLPLVYGIKEIPSEGFAPEYVISLVAGLVFTALFVRRQRTIASPMISPDLFRHRGFGPAVVLNLISAFAMMGSAYFTTQYLQAVLGKSALEAALWALLPTVLIGFAAPIATVLVQRGVHRSTVVAVGFLTIAAGYGLLILTDTDSLWIALAGAGVLASGAVIVGSQLTDLALGAAPAEKAGAASSLLETGQEFGGALGMAVLGSIGTAVYRHDLASAPDQARETLGGALAVAHTLPGRAGAELLSTAREAFTSGMHAAGVAGVIVLTGAAILARRGLRAA
- a CDS encoding proline dehydrogenase family protein: MLAPLILAASRSDKMRAFVSAAPGTKQVVDRFIAGETVDQVIPIVRDATDKGLEVTLDVVGEDITTVEQSHAARDAYLELIGRLKDLGLGAKAEMSVKLSMFGQALEGGHELALANVRPVVEAAAEIGTTVTLDAEDHTTLDSMFAIHEELRKDFPQTGCVIQSYLFRTEDDARRLAAAGSRVRIVKGAYKEPAEVAYQDKAEIDKAYVRITRILMEGDGYPMIGSHDPRLISIAQELARKAGRKLDEYEFQMLYGIRSDEHVRLAAEGHRMRVYTAYGTDWYGYFMRRLAEKPANLLFFARSILTKG
- a CDS encoding SDR family NAD(P)-dependent oxidoreductase, with protein sequence MPPTPNPPSEPTPNPPSEPTPHPPTVLVTGGNAGIGYFVSEQLAAAGATVVLGSRNQAKAEAALTSLRTRIPGARVQHIPLNLANHPSLRRTTEDLQARGIAHLDAVVHNAGVALDDPPRQETEDGNELMFGTNHLGHVALTQCLAPLLRAAPAARVVTVGSFAARSERLDLNDLQSTRAYAPKRTYGRSKLAQMMFGFALDLRLRAIGSTVQSLVAHPGGALDALTPSRPSIHTTTPGARLRALPAALLVQGKEAGARPIVRAVLDPEAEGGQLWGPRVFGLRGAPRREPVPPHMADQEVAARLWAASCELTGTDPFLGFR
- a CDS encoding TetR/AcrR family transcriptional regulator yields the protein MGHREDLLEGAKRCLLEKGFVRTTARDIVKESGTNLASIGYHYGSKDALLAQAYVSLAEEASDGWGEVGELPGAPGSAERFRAVMAGIIGTLGQPGSIWHLSVELVAMGDKLPALREHMSAAQREAGRGFIGLIMGEEPPADDPSVDTLGKFFSVLVLGLISQHTFDADFTPSADELTEGVRELMVTFAKGDRP
- the serA gene encoding phosphoglycerate dehydrogenase → MSTAANGKPVVLIAEELSPATVDALGPDFEIRQCNGADRAELLPAIADVDAILIRSATKVDAEAIAAAKKLKVVARAGVGLDNVDVSSATKAGVMVVNAPTSNIVTAAELACGLLLATARNIPQGSQALKGGEWKRSKYTGVELAEKTLGVVGLGRIGALVAQRMSAFGMKVVAYDPYVQPARAAQMGVKVLSLDELLEVSDFITVHLPKTPETLGLIGDEALHKVKPTVRIVNAARGGIVDEEALYSALKEGRVAGAGLDVYAKEPCTDSPLFQFDQVVCTPHLGASTDEAQEKAGIAVARSVRLALAGELVPDAVNVQGGVIAEDVKPGLPLAERLGRIFTALAGEVAVRLDVEVYGEITQHDVKVLELSALKGVFEDVVDETVSYVNAPLFAQERGVEVRLTTSSESPDHRNVVTVRGTLGDGQEVSVSGTLAGPKHLQKIVAVGEYDVDLALADHMVVLRYEDRPGVVGTVGRVLGESGINIAGMQVARADVGGEALAVLTVDDTVPQGVLNELAAEIGATSARSVNLAD